In Nocardia sputorum, a single genomic region encodes these proteins:
- a CDS encoding TetR/AcrR family transcriptional regulator, which yields MPPNSGPRRPAQERAKATREHILDSAARLFGEHGIAETSTSRIATEAGVSVGTVYRYFTDRTVMVDKLIERLVENAEERFTQHVFGLTGQTTAELMASILEVITDELMANAQLIRALSGGVSFYDTGIPELELRLRLFAKVLVIQLLGPGDDHKYDIMSIVLINTGIAAALRASVLEIDNSQRQQALSVTARAVAAWIESERPQGSA from the coding sequence ATGCCGCCGAACAGTGGGCCCCGTCGTCCGGCACAGGAACGGGCGAAGGCAACCCGCGAGCACATCCTCGACAGTGCCGCACGCCTGTTCGGAGAACACGGGATCGCCGAGACTTCGACCAGCCGGATCGCCACCGAGGCCGGAGTGAGCGTCGGCACCGTCTACCGGTACTTCACCGACCGCACGGTCATGGTGGACAAGCTGATCGAGCGGCTCGTAGAAAATGCCGAAGAACGCTTCACTCAGCATGTCTTCGGCCTCACCGGGCAAACCACCGCAGAGCTGATGGCGTCCATCTTGGAGGTCATCACCGACGAGCTGATGGCCAACGCCCAGCTGATACGTGCGCTCTCGGGCGGCGTCTCGTTCTATGACACCGGTATCCCCGAACTCGAACTCCGTCTACGCCTTTTCGCCAAGGTGCTGGTCATCCAGCTGCTCGGACCGGGCGACGACCACAAATACGACATCATGAGCATCGTGTTGATCAACACCGGGATCGCGGCGGCGCTCCGCGCGTCGGTGCTCGAAATCGACAACTCGCAACGTCAGCAGGCTCTCAGCGTCACCGCGCGTGCGGTCGCCGCGTGGATCGAATCCGAACGCCCGCAAGGCTCGGCATGA
- a CDS encoding TetR/AcrR family transcriptional regulator, producing MTPAKKTTRRPIQDRAKATREHILDTAAHLFGEHGIANTSTNRIAAEAGVSVNTVYRHFADRAVMVDELLERLLENIEQHLIHSVSDSAGSTVLELAITILESITDELVANAPLVRALAGGLAYYNSALPEFEPRLRALLKVLLIRVLGSGNENGQDAIAFVLINVGFAAAVRAALLDADTGERQEVIVMTARLIAAGAEAEIAASSSSVSPPP from the coding sequence GTGACCCCGGCGAAGAAAACGACTCGTCGTCCGATACAGGACCGTGCGAAGGCCACCAGAGAGCACATTCTCGACACTGCCGCACACCTATTCGGGGAACACGGGATCGCCAATACCTCGACCAACCGGATCGCCGCCGAGGCCGGGGTGAGCGTCAATACCGTCTACCGGCACTTCGCCGACCGTGCGGTCATGGTCGACGAACTGCTGGAAAGGCTGCTGGAAAATATCGAACAGCACCTCATCCACAGCGTGTCCGATTCCGCCGGCAGTACCGTTCTCGAACTGGCCATCACCATCCTCGAGTCCATCACCGACGAATTGGTGGCCAACGCCCCACTGGTGCGGGCGCTGGCGGGAGGGCTGGCCTACTACAACAGTGCTCTCCCGGAATTCGAACCACGCCTGCGCGCGCTACTGAAAGTCCTGCTGATCCGGGTACTCGGCTCCGGGAATGAAAACGGCCAGGACGCGATAGCGTTCGTTCTGATAAACGTCGGTTTCGCGGCCGCGGTCCGCGCCGCGCTACTCGACGCCGACACCGGCGAGCGCCAAGAAGTCATCGTCATGACCGCCCGTCTGATCGCGGCAGGGGCCGAAGCCGAAATCGCGGCATCGTCGAGCTCCGTATCACCGCCGCCATGA